In a genomic window of Phaeodactylum tricornutum CCAP 1055/1 chromosome 6, whole genome shotgun sequence:
- a CDS encoding predicted protein produces MDMSDTPYTNAEGSAPLNPTEETLMVHVTAPASLQAGYTFEAEINGDPDKVFTCQVPQGGVTEGQVFLTPLPLTYDGLRLRAPVGQWKDGLCDCCALGVCHPTLWCALCCTQIAMGQIMSRMQLTWLGEYGPIASTANTFRVVVLLVASYYAYSTCLLMAELPYATQGVPTPTSIAVLKFVGSFVVSVWAVYSLCRVRENVRARYQIPETRCAGCEDLCCSLWCSCCVTSQMLRHTGEHETYPAVCCTRTGHPPGTPIVV; encoded by the coding sequence ATGGATATGTCCGACACTCCGTATACCAACGCGGAAGGCTCGGCTCCCTTGAATCCCACCGAGGAAACGCTCATGGTACACGTCACGGCCCCGGCTTCTCTCCAGGCCGGCTACACCTTTGAAGCCGAAATTAATGGCGACCCGGACAAAGTTTTCACCTGCCAAGTCCCCCAAGGTGGTGTAACGGAAGGCCAAGTCTTCTTGACCCCGTTGCCCCTCACCTACGATGGTCTGCGCCTCCGGGCACCGGTAgggcaatggaaggacggacTCTGCGACTGCTGCGCCCTCGGTGTGTGCCACCCCACACTCTGGTGTGCCCTCTGTTGTACGCAAATTGCCATGGGGCAGATTATGAGTCGGATGCAGTTGACTTGGTTGGGCGAATACGGACCCATTGCGTCTACGGCGAACACGTTCCGCGTCGTTGTCCTCCTCGTTGCTTCCTACTACGCGTACTCGACCTGTTTGCTGATGGCCGAGTTGCCCTACGCGACACAGGGGGTACCCACGCCAACTTCCATTGCCGTTCTCAAGTTTGTGGGAAGTTTCGTAGTATCTGTTTGGGCCGTTTACAGTCTGTGCCGGGTCCGCGAAAACGTCCGGGCCCGGTATCAAATTCCCGAAACACGCTGCGCCGGTTGCGAAGATTTGTGCTGTAGTCTGTGGTGTAGTTGTTGCGTCACGTCACAGATGCTCCGGCACACGGGGGAGCACGAAACCTACCCCGCGGTGTGTTGCACCCGCACCGGACATCCGCCCGGAACTCCAATTGTGGTGTAG
- a CDS encoding predicted protein codes for MLMLSESDVKRVLTMKDCLQVNRLAFQAVAADTAQVPTRLGLAYADPGVSNSSSSEAAQDWTLFKPAAYQTKERDHMGLKVVSIRSNNGKRGLPLVPASILSLHPSTGMVQAVVAGTYLTAMRTATGSALSAQLLRPDAAHIVVFGAGLQAELHVQALATALEKSLPLVTLINRTRSRAEALQSTLEATDWVDHVHVVDLSDRLKVAETLATADVVVTATNTATPLFDGSLLRPGTHIAGVGSYTPDMQEISARTVDRCKVLIDTPEARTVGDLKNVSMSHPVALLGDLLQCQDENRENEWMNKNSSPFDCTFFKSVGTAIQDVLTADLVVQKSKEQNIGLEVDMS; via the coding sequence ATGTTGATGCTGTCTGAATCGGACGTCAAGAGGGTTTTGACCATGAAGGACTGCCTCCAGGTCAACCGGCTTGCGTTTCAAGCCGTCGCTGCCGACACCGCCCAAGTCCCCACTCGTCTGGGACTTGCTTACGCTGATCCTGGTGTCTCGAATTCCTCTTCCAGCGAGGCAGCTCAGGACTGGACGCTCTTTAAACCGGCAGCGTATCAAACAAAAGAGCGTGATCACATGGGTCTCAAAGTAGTCTCCATTCGATCCAACAATGGGAAACGGGGTTTACCGCTCGTTCCGGCTTCCATTCTAAGCTTGCATCCCTCGACGGGTATGGTCCAGGCCGTGGTTGCTGGCACGTACTTGACAGCCATGCGAACCGCCACCGGGAGTGCCCTCTCGGCCCAACTGTTGCGTCCAGACGCAGCCCACATTGTTGTGTTTGGTGCCGGACTGCAGGCGGAATTACACGTCCAGGCTCTGGCTACTGCCTTGGAAAAGTCGCTGCCACTCGTGACCCTCATCAATCGCACTCGCTCCCGAGCCGAGGCTTTGCAATCCACTCTAGAAGCCACGGACTGGGTAGATCACGTGCACGTTGTGGATCTGTCGGATCGCCTGAAGGTAGCCGAAACTCTAGCGACGGCAGATGTGGTCGTCACGGCTACCAACACGGCCACGCCTTTGTTTGACGGTAGTTTGCTGCGTCCCGGAACCCATATTGCCGGTGTGGGATCGTACACACCAGACATGCAGGAAATTTCGGCTCGGACCGTCGATCGTTGCAAAGTGCTTATAGACACGCCGGAAGCCCGAACCGTGGGAGATCTGAAGAATGTGTCCATGTCGCATCCGGTTGCTTTGTTGGGCGATCTTTTGCAATGTCAGGACGAGAACCGTGAGAATGAGTGGATGAATAAGAACTCCTCTCCATTCGACTGTACATTTTTCAAATCGGTCGGTACCGCCATTCAGGATGTGTTGACGGCCGACTTGGTCGTTCAAAAATCCAAAGAACAAAACATTGGGTTGGAAGTAGACATGTCGTGA
- a CDS encoding predicted protein, with protein MAPTNNQLYKTRQLTGAKAPKAKVARYLKSTEAVLREPGKNALLLQGISCSQTMTQVLKELRAVQAPRAKLLTKKNQIVPFSTSGQQSLEFLTTKNDCALLALASHNKKRPNNLILGRTFDRTILDLCELGVLRFKSMHDYGGSVPKKRIGSKPLLLFVGDGWEQSSNLDARNLRNLLVDFYRGDVVDKLTLSGIDHAIVFTWADVASSNGIASRSLIHQRTYFVKLKKNVNSSINSSAPLPQLIPSGPDLDLVVRRSQWAESDLYQAARKQPSSAKPKKTKNHSTNMFGETIGRLHVTKQDVDGRQGRKVKALRRAEKIANVEEKAAIEAELEQEKSEMSTEFKATFGFAENQ; from the coding sequence ATGGCTCCGACGAACAATCAGCTGTACAAAACCCGTCAATTGACGGGTGCCAAAGCACCCAAGGCCAAGGTCGCCCGTTACCTCAAATCGACCGAAGCGGTCCTACGCGAGCCCGGAAAGAACGCTCTTCTACTGCAGGGGATTTCTTGTTCCCAAACCATGACCCAAGTTCTGAAAGAACTGCGGGCCGTCCAGGCGCCACGCGCCAAACTACTGACCAAAAAGAACCAAATTGTGCCCTTTTCCACGTCCGGACAACAAAGTTTGGAATTTTTAACCACCAAAAATGATTGCGCTCTACTTGCATTGGCGTCGCACAACAAAAAGCGCCCCAACAATCTGATTTTGGGACGCACCTTTGATCGGACTATACTGGATCTGTGTGAACTCGGCGTCCTGCGATTCAAGTCCATGCACGATTACGGCGGCAGTGTGCCCAAAAAACGAATCGGCAGCAAACCATTGTTACTCTTTGTGGGGGACGGCTGGGAACAAAGCAGTAATCTGGATGCAAGAAATTTACGGAACCTGCTTGTGGATTTCTACCGTGGTGATGTTGTTGACAAGCTTACCTTGAGCGGCATCGACCATGCGATCGTTTTTACCTGGGCCGACGTAGCTAGTAGCAATGGAATCGCTAGTCGGTCACTGATTCACCAACGCACATACTTTGTcaaattgaagaagaatGTGAACAGCAGCATTAATAGTTCTGCGCCGTTGCCGCAGTTGATTCCGTCTGGCCCGGATCTGGATTTGGTGGTGCGACGATCGCAGTGGGCCGAATCGGACCTATACCAGGCCGCACGCAAACAGCCGTCTTCGGCCAAGCCTAAAAAGACCAAGAATCATTCTACCAACATGTTTGGGGAAACCATTGGTCGCCTGCATGTAACCAAGCAAGATGTGGACGGACGACAAGGACGCAAGGTCAAGGCCCTGCGACGGGCAGAAAAAATCGCGAAcgttgaagaaaaagccgCAATCGAAGCCGAGCTGGAGCAGGAAAAATCGGAAATGTCAACGGAATTCAAAGCGACCTTTGGCTTTGCCGAAAATCAGTAG